The Actinomyces faecalis genome includes the window TCACCCACGACCGCTGGTTCCTCGACCGCGTGGCGACCCACATCCTGGCCTGGGAGGGTACTGAGGAGAACCCGGCCTCCTGGTACTGGTTCGAGGGCAACTTCGCCTCCTACGAGGAGAACAAGGTGTCGCGCCTGGGCGCTGACGCCGCTCGCCCGCACCGGGTCACCTACCGGAAGCTGACGAGGGACTGAGGCCTCCCCGGACAGTCATGACGACGGCGCCGCCCACCTTTGCTGGAAGGTGAGCGGCGCCGTCGTCGTAGGACTCTGCGTCGCTCTCGCTCGTGAACAGTCGCCCTAGGTGCTGCCCGCGTGGAAAGCGACGGTTGAGGCGCGAGAGCGACGCCCGGCCGGTCGTGACCGACCGGGCGGGAGGGCTCAGTCCTCCTCAGCCTGCTCCTGCTGCTTGCGCCAGCGGATGCCGGCGTCGATGAAGCCGTCGATGTCGCCGTCAAAGACCGAGTCCGGGTTGCCGACCTCATAGCTGGTCCGCAGGTCCTTGACCATCTGGTAGGGGTTGAGCACGTAGGAGCGCATCTGGTCCCCCCACGAGGCCTTGACGTCCCCGGCCAGCTCCTTCTTCTTGGCGTCCTCCTCCTGCTGCTTGAGCAGCAGCAGGCGCGACTGCAGCACGCGCATGGCGGCGGCGCGGTTCTGGATCTGGGACTTCTCGTCCTGCATCGAGACCACCAGGCCTGTGGGCAGGTGGGTGATGCGCACGGCCGAGTCGGTAGTATTGACGGACTGGCCTCCGGGTCCGGAGGAACGGAAGACGTCGATACGGATGTCAGTCTCTGGGACCTCGATGTGGTCCGTGGACTCGATGAGCGGGATCACCTCGACCGCAGCGAAGGAGGTCTGGCGCCGTCCCTGGTTGTCGAAGGGGCTGATGCGTACCAGGCGGTGGGTCCCGCCCTCCACGCTGAGCGTGCCGTAGGCGTAGGGGGCGTGGACCTCGAAGGTCACCGACTTCAGGCCTGCCTCCTCGGCGTAGGAGGTGTCCAGGACCTTGGTGGCGTAGTCGTGACGCTCGGCCCAGCGCAGGTACATGCGTAGCAGCATCTCCGCGAAGTCCGCGGCGTCCACACCACCCGCACCCGAGCGGATGGTGACGACGGCGTCGCGCTGGTCGTACTCGCCGCTCAGCAGCGTGCGGATCTCCAGCTCAGACAGGTCCTTGGAGATCGCGTCCAGGTCCGACTCCGCCTCGGCCAGCAGCTCGGCGGCGTCATCGCCCTCCTCCTCCCCAGCCATCTCGACCATGGCCTCAAGGTCGTCGATACGCGAGCCAAGGTCCTCCACGCGCTTGAGGTCCGCCTGGGCGTGGGACAGGTTGGAGGTCACCACCTGGGCGGCGTCAGGGTCGTCCCACAGGTCCGGTGCCGCCGCCTGCTCGGAGAGCTCGGCAATGCGTGCGCGCAGCGCCTGCGGGTCAGTCACCGCCTCGATAGAGGCGTGAGTGTGTCGGAGTCGCTCGATCTCTGCAGGAAAGTCTGTGGCCACGGAGCCGAGTCTACGGCAGAGCAGTACGACGCCGTCTCCCAGGCCCTCGTACCCGTTCTAGCCCAGTTCCAGCGCCTGGGCCTGGGCGAGCAGAAGGTCAAGGACCGCACGGGTAGCGGCGCTGGGATCGGTTCTCGTGGAGCGGTGGCGCACCACGAGCTGACGCGTGCCCAGCCCAGGCAGACGCACCACGCTCACGCCCTCGGGAACCTGGCCGGACATGACCGCCAGCTCAGGAAGGAGCGCGTAACCGAGCCCGAAGCTGACCATCGCCAGGACGACGTCGTAGTCGTACCCGACGTGATGGGTGCTCAGCGGCGTCCCCAGCTGACGCGACAGACGCACCAGCGCCTCAGCACCGGCAGTAGCGGGGTCCAGGTCGATCCAGGTCGCCCGCACCAGGTCCGACAGCGTCGAGGGCGCGGGCTGCTCCGGAGGCACGACGACGAGCCAGGACTCGTCCAGCAACGGCACGTCCGTCATCGCCCTGGGGGCGCTGGCCAGCGACTGGACATCACGCTCAAGCAGGACCAGGTCGAGCTCACCGCGTCGCAGCCGCGCCAGTCCCGCCCGCTCCTCGGTCTCCTCGATCGTGAGGTGGAGTCCGGGGTGGCTGGCCACGACCTGGCCGGCCATAGGCAGAAGGAGGGCCCGGATCGCCGTGGCGAAGGAACCGATGCGCACCCGACCGGTCGGCGTGGACTCGTCCAGCTCCGCCAGCTCGCGGCGCGCCGAGGCGAGCTCGTCCTCAAGACGCTCCGCCGTCTCCGCCAGGATGCGTCCCGCCTCGGTCAGGACCGAGCCGGAAGGTGTGCGATCCAGCACATGCGTTCCGACCTCCTTCTCCAGCAGCTTGATCTGCTGACTGACGGCCGAAGGTGACAAGTGTTGAGATTCCGCGGCTGCCACGATGCCGCCGGAGCGATGGACGGCCAGCAGGAGGGCCAGTCGGTGCGCAGAGAGGTCCACAGCAGCCTCGCTTCAGTTCTACTTCATGCCGGATACAAATACCTTAGATTGAACTGTAGTCATTCGCAGGACAGGATCATCCTGTGACTGACGTGATCCCCACCCTGATCGCCGTCGGCGGCTGGATCGGTGCCGCCGAGTTCCTCCTGGCCTACTTCATGGTCTCCAAGGGACGCATCGCCGGCGACTCCCTGAGGTACCAGGCCCTCAACCTCTCCGCCTCGGTGCTGCTGCTCATCAACTGCGCACACACCGGCGCCTGGCCCAGCGCCATCGCCAACGTCTTCTACGTCTTCGTCGGTATCAACATCCTCCTGACCGTCAAGCGTGCCTACATCGCCCAGCTCGCTCGACAGCACAGCGACGACCTGCGCGCACGCCTGCACCGCCGCGAGCACAGCGACCTCAGCCTCCGCCAGGCCTAGTCCCAGGGAGGCGCTCGCACGCAGTCACCCTCAGCCTCCCGCCCCACCTCCCCACCAGCCCGCCGCTGACGTGTCAAGCAGCCAGAGCAGCACCGTCACAGCCAGCAGCGCCGTGCGACGCTCCCGCTCACGCAGGTCCGCTGCCTCCGGCCAGCGCGTCACCGACGACGCGCAGCGCTCCTCCCCTACGGTGGGGGTATGTCGACCACGCCTAACGACCCCACCCAGCCGTCTCGCGAGGCAGCACCTGAGCCACCCCAGGACTCCTCGGACGAGAAGGCCTCTGCCGGGCGTCCTCAGGCAACGGCTCCTAGCGCCCCGCAGGGCTCCGACGCCACCGGCGTCATGAGCCCGAGACCCGCCCTGACCTTGGCCGCCATGGCCGCCGTCGCGGTACCTGGTCTGGACCCCGCGCGCCTGGCGCTGCCTCAGAAGACCACCTCCTCCCTGCACACCGTCGGCGTCGTCGACTCACGTGGCCGCCACTGGGAGGTCGTGCAGGCACTGTCAGACGCAGCCGGCGCCTCCCTCGACGCCGAGGCCGAGGTACTGCGACGAGTCGCACGCAGCCACGACGCCGGCGCCGTCTCCTTCGACGTCTCCCGGCCGGCCGGCTCGTTACGTCGCGAGGGCCTGCACGTCCAGGTCCGCTCCCACATCGAGGGCAGGCCCATCGCCGTCGACTCCCTGCGTCCGGGCCCTGGCCTGTCGGCGGGACTAGGCAAGGCCCTGGGCGAGATCCACGAGCTGGAGACCACCGTGGTCTCCGAGGCGGGACTTCCGGTGTACGACGCTGAGGAGGTTCGCTCCACCTGGCTCACCCTCCTCGACGACGTGGCCGCCACCGGAAAGGTCCCGTCCCCGCTGCTCTCTCGGTGGGAGCAGGTCCTTGACGACACCGCTCTGTGGCGGTTCCGCCCGACCGTGGTCCACGGAGACCTGGCTGAGGAGAACGTGCTCACAGCCGGTGGCGCCGTCGTGGCGGTCCAGGGGCTGTCCCAGATCCACGTCGGCGACCCGGCGGAGGACCTGGCGTGGGTGTACTCCACCGCCCCGGTGGACTGTCTGGACTCGATCGAGGCCGCCTACGACCTGGCACGTACCGAGGGCGTGGACAAGCACCTGCGCGACCGGGCTGAGCTGGTCAGTGAGATGAGCCTGGCCAAGTGGCTGCTGCACGGTGTACGCAGCCAGAGCCAGGACATCATCGATGACGCTGTCTCCATGCTTGCCGACCTGCTGGACCAGGTCGGTGACGAGCCACTGGTCGAGCCCCATGAGCCGGTCCTGGCCTCGGTACCCGGCGCCCGCACGAGCGCAGGACCAGATGAGGCGACCAGCGAGATCACGATGGTCTCCTCTCCCTCTTCGGCTACGAGCCCGGACAGTCCGGACCTGGACGCTCTGCCTGGGGTCGGGGCGTCACCTGCCCCCGAGGCAGACAGGGCTGTGAACGCGGACCAGACCCCGACCACGGACATGGCCGCGGTGGTGCCGCTCACTGGCCGAGAGACTGCTCAAGACTGAGCGCCTGAGTCAGCGTCTCCATCGTCAGCAGCTCCTGGGAGCTGAGCTCGTCCACCTGCCCCCCGGGGAAGTCGACATAGGCATAGGCGGCCCTCACCGAGCTGGCGTCGATACCGTGCGAGGCGGCCCACACGTGCACGTAGACACTGAGCTGGTCCACGGGCACGTGGTGCCGCCCTGTCTTCCAGTCCACGATGAGCCAGGCACCCGGTTCGTCATCGCGTGCTCCCTCCTTGTGGAAGACGGCGTCGATCCGACAGCGCAGCGTCACTCCAGCGACGACCAGCTCCCGCTCAACCTCCGTGTCGCAGAGGGTGTATCCCTCCAGCAGCGGCAGGTTCTCGGCCGTCATGAGCCAGCGCTCCAGCTTCTGGCGGTCCTGGGGGGAGACGGTGTCCGGGACGCCTGCTTCCTCCAGGGAGAACAACGCCGAGCTGCGGGACAGACGCTGGGCCACGGCGTCGTGGAAGACCGTGCCCAGTCGCGCTGACGGGCTTGGCCGCGGTGGCAGAGGCCTGCGCAGGTGCACGGCCAGCTGCTGGGGGTCCCGCCTCAGCGTGTCAAGCTGGGTGGCTGCAAGGTGCGCAGGCAAGCGCAGCTGACGAGGACTGACGGCGTTCCTGTCCCGCTCGGCCAGAAGAAGCTGTGCCTCCTGCTGCCAGCGCGCGACAAGCGCCGCCACGGACTCGGCCGGTGCAGCTCCCGGTGCGGCCGGCGGCGCCGAAGCCGGCTCCGGTACGGCAGCACCTGCCACGGGGCCGGGTGGTGACCCGGCACGGCCCGACGCGACTGGCCTGGCCGAGGAGGTCACCGACTCCTGCGGCGCCGTCGGCCACACGACCCGTGAGGTGGCAGTGAGCAGCCCGTTACCTCGACTCGTATCACGCTCGGTCCATCCCGGTCCGTAGGGCGTCACCAGCTCGCGCCTGCGCAGCTCGGCGAGGAAGCGACTCATGGGACGAGGGGTCGTGGAGGTCTTGGACACGTGCGAGCCGGTGAGAAGGAGGTCGTGACGGGCACGTGTCAGCGCCACGTACGCCAGTCGGCGTTCCTCCGCCACCGCGTAGCGCCCCAGCGCCAGGCAGTACCCGTCAATCATCTCCTTCACCTCGGTCTTGTCCACCTCAGGTGGCTCCAGCCTCGCCAAGGTGAAGGGCGGCAGGGTCGCGGCGTCCATGCGCAGCGGGTGGGGAAACTCGTCTGCCGCCGCCATCCAGGACTTGGAGCGCACCGAGAGGTCGTCACGTGGCTGTGTCGAGTAGAGAGGAAAGCCCTTCTCGTTCAGGCCGATGACAGCCACATGGTCCCACTCCAGCCCTTTGGAGGCGTGAACAGTCATGAGCTGGACCGCCCCAGGTTCCGGCTCGACCTCAGGTGCTGACAGTGCTCGCTCATGGGCCTCGGCCGCGTCCAGCCACTCCAGGAAGCTGGCCAGGGTCGGGGAGTCCAGGTCCCTGGAGAACTGCTCGGCGACCTCACGCAGGGCGTCCAGGCCCCGGCGCCCACGACGGTCCCCCACCCTGGCCGCTACCTCGATGTCCAGGTCGAGCGTCTGCTCCGCCAGGGTCACCAGCTCGGCCAGAGGAAGGCGAAGCGCGCGGCGCACCCGTCTGAGCTGTCTGGCCAGGCGATCAGCCAGACGGGTCCCAGCAGGACTGAGCCCGGCCACCGTGACTCCCTCCACCCCCTGTGGGTGCCTGTCCGCGCTGCGTGCTACCGCCTCCAGGGCCTCAGCGAGCACGGGCTGGTCCGTGTCCTGAGCAGAGTCAGAGTCCACGGAGCCATCTGGGAGCACGGCGTCGCCCTGGGACGACCGGGTCTGGCGACGCGCGTAACGGTAGAGGGCAGCCAGGTCCCTCGCCCCGATGCCACCGGCAGTCAGCAGCCGCACCAACCAGTCACCACGTTCTGGGTCTGCGGCCACGGTGAGCAGCGCTCGGACGTCCGCGACCTCCGGAATCATGAGCATCCCGCCGATGCCTACGACCTCGTACGGAATCGACCGGTCCCGCAGGGCCTGCGCCACCGGCGCGAGCGCGTCCCGGGTACGACTGAGTACCGCCAGCTGCGCCTGAGGGTTCCATCGTTGCTCCAGGAAGTCTGCGACGACCTCTGCCTCCTCCAACGGGTCGGCAAGGTAGGCCCCCAGGACCGAGCCCGGAGCCAGGCCTGCCTCGGCAGGCCGGGGCCGGAGCTGGGCGACCGGGATCTGCGGGCCAGGTCCGTCACCAGGCTGCGGCGTGTGAGAGCGCAGAGGACCCGACAGCACGTTGGCAGCCTCCAGCACGGTGCGGTCGTTGCGCCATGCCGTCGACAGCGGCAGGACCGGAGCGGCTTTCCTGCGGTCCGCACCTGCCTGTACGGCTGCGCAGCCCGCCGGGTTGAAGGCGAGGTGGAACTCGTCCAGAGCGGCAGCACTGGCACCTCGCCAACCGTAGATGGCCTGGTTGGGGTCTCCGACGGCGGTCACCCCACCTCCTGCGAAAAGACGGGACAGCAACCGGACCTGTGCCGTGGACGTGTCCTGGAACTCATCCAGCAGCACCGCCCGGTACTGCTGGGACAGGGCCTGCACCACCTCCTGCGACCCCGGGGCCGTCAGTACCTTGTAGGCAAGGACGATCTGGTCGCCAAAGGTCAGCAGCCCCTGAGAGCTCTTGGTGTCCCGGTACTCCTGGACCAGGTCCAGCAGCGCCACACGCGTCTTCATCGCCGTGTCGAATCCCTTGAGCGCCGTCTTGAGACCACGTACCTGAGCCAGCGACTCGAAGAGCTGGTCCAGGTCGTGCATCTGCTCACGCGCCTGCTCCACCTCCAGGAGGTTCTCGCACAACGCGGAGTCAAGCCCTAGCACGAGCTCGGTGACCCGTGCGGGAGAGTCCAGCGGGAGAGGCTCCGTGCGCCGCTCGACGATACCGGCGACCACCTGCCATGCCCGTGCCTCCGTGATCAGGGTGGCGTCCGGGTCCACACCGATGCGCAGTCCGTGGTCACGCACGATCGTGCCTGCGAAGGAGTTGTAGGTTGCGATCGTCGGCTCCGCACCGTCCTCCTGGGGGCCGGCGATCCCCGAGCCCGCCAAGGAGCCTAGGCGCGTGCTGATGCGCTGAGCCAGCTCGCCTGCTGCCTTACGCGTGAAGGTCAGACCAAGCACCTCGTGGGGCTCCACCTGACCGCTGGCGACGAGGTAGACCACTCGCTGGCTCATCGTTGCGGTCTTGCCGCTCCCTGCCCCTGCGACCACCAGCAACGGCGACAGGGGGTGGGCAATGACCTCAGCCTGCTCTGCAGTGGGTTCGTCGATGCCCAGGGCCTGGGCGAGTGACACCGGGGTCAGTGCCGGCAAGGTCTGGGCCTGCCCGGTAGCTTCAGGGGTCATCATGCGAGGTTCCTCCGTCCCTCAGGTACCGCGGGGCACGCGCTCTTGACCGAGCAGAAACGACAGTGAGCGCCGACGCGCGCCTCAAAGTGGCTGCCGGAGGCGTCACGAGCAGCGCAGGCCACCAGCTCCGCGGCCCAGTCCTCGCCGCTCTCAGGGTCAGGAGACGCCGCGAGCGCCGCTCCGGCGGGATAGACGCGGGTGTCACCGTAGCGATCCGCTTCCTCACCCAGGACGACCAGCCCGGCGCCCGTCACCTCGTACCCGAGTGCGGCCAGCGCCATGCGGTAGGTGGCCAGCTGGGCGTTGCGTGCCGCCTCCCCCGCTGGCCTGCGCCCGGTCTTGAGGTCCATGACGCGCACACGGGTGCCGTGCGCCGGTGGCAGGAGCTCGGGCGCGTCAGGAGCGCACAGGGACGAGTCCTCACCGTCGTCCAGCTCAATCCTGTCGACTCGTCCCACCAGACGCACGCCGATCTCGGACTGGCCACGAGCAGCACCCTCCTGCGGCCCACCCGCGCCCGGATCCGTAGGCAGAGGAAGATCAAGCTCGACGTCAACACGCTTCTCTACCGCAACCGGTCCCGGCACCGTACCGAGATAGGCGTCCAGACGGTCGATCACGTCATGGGCGCGGCGGGCCTGGAGCTGTTCCAGCCAGGTCAACGGCTCGGCCAGCTGTGGCATCTGCTCCGTGAGGAGGTCGTGGAGCACCTGCCCGCGCAAGCCCTCTCGCTGAGCCCGCTCAGCGACTGCGTGGACGATCGTTCCCAGGGCCTGCTGGCTGGAGGCTCCGTTGTCCCCGCCGTGACGCTGGAGGAACCAGCGCAAGGGACAGGTCGCTACGTTGTCGACGTCAGAAGGACTGACCCTCACCCGTTGACCCGTTGCGACCAACGGGTCCACCGAGGTTACCGGCGCACCTGACCACCACTGGGAGTCCGCCTGCACCACACCGGCCTGCGCCAGCTGGTTAAGAATCTCGCCAGCCACGCACCCGGCCTGGCGCTGCTCAGCAGTGGCCTGAGGCAGGCCGCCAGCCGTCACCGCGTGCCGCAGCTCGCCGGTCAGTCCACGCAGGGTCAGCTCACCTACGTCCGGGCTGGTGAGGACCTCCCCGTCTGCGTTCGCAACCTGCGCCCCTGCGCTACGAGCAACTTCCAGGAAGAAGGAGGAGGGCGAGTGCTCCTCGTCCTGGCAGGACGTGACGAGGAGACGACGCGTCGCGCGCGTCAGCGACGCCAGGAGCATCCGTCTCTCGTCACCACGCACCTGTGCCCGAGCCGCCACCGTGTCCGCCTGGGCCACGCGCAGGCCCTCAGGGTCACGCGGAAGCCGGTCCGTCACCGCCTCGACCAGAAGACCCGCACGCGTCAGGGAGTCACGTAACCGAAGATCCGGCCACTGGTCCCGGTTCAGCCCCGTGACCGCCACGACCTCCCACTCTCGTCCCGCGGCGGCTGCCGGTGTCAGCACGCTCACGCCCTCGGGCCTGACACCTGTAGGAGCCACGGAGTCCGACGGGACGACCTCGCTGGCGAGCTCGCGAAGGAACACCGACGCGTCCTGGCCGGGATGGCGTTCAGCCCATACCTCAGCACGCTTGAACAGTGCCGTCACGACGTCGAGATCGTGCTCCGCAGCCTCGGCCAGCACCGCTTCCCCCGCCCCTTCAGAGGAACCCAGAGCCACCTCACGCCACCGCTGGGCACAGCCTGAGGCCTCCCACGCCGCCCACAACAGCTCTTCCACGTCGACCCTCGGCAGGTCAAGGCCCTCCAGGTCAAGGCCTTCGTCCGTGGCTGCAGGATCCTTGTCCTCCTGCCCTGCGCCGGTCTGCGCGCCCTCAACGACCGCACGAGCCGCCTCGACGACACGAGCAGCCCTCTCGATGCTCCGAGCCGGACCAGCCAGGGCCTCCTGCGCGAGCTCCTGGCTCAGTACCCGTGCCTCCTCAGTGCTGGTGACGAGGGACAGGAGAGACTCCTCTGCGTCGCGTCGCGGGAAGGCTGCCCGCAGACGCCGACGCACACGACGCAGGTCCAACGCGCTCAGGCCGATCAACGGGCTGGTCAGCAGCGCCAGGACTGCCTCCCGCTGGGCGGGCTGGCTCCGGTCCCCCAACCGGCCGGCCAGTGCCGCCTCAGCCACGCCCAGGAGCGCAGCCGCTGCCGGTTCGGCACGTAGCAGCACCGCTGGCGTGGATGCCGACAGCGGCACACCGCGTCGGCGCAGCTCACGCGCCACGGACTGCGCGGCACCGCTGGAACGGACGATCACGGCCATCTGCTCCCAGCCGGTGGCGTGCAGGACGTGCTCCGCCCTCAGCAGGCGGGCTACGTGTGCCGTCTCCTGGGAGACCGAGGAGGCTATGAGCGCCGTCACCCCACTGACGGCGGCCTCAGCCTGAGACGACGTCCTCGTCTGCCCCACTCCCTGGGAGGTGGCCCCTGCCTGCTGCGGACGACGGTGGGCAGGAGCGCCGACGACCGGCACCCGGTCCGCCTGGTCCTGCCACACACGAGCCAGTGCCTCATCACCGCGGTAGCGGGTGGTGAGCGTCATCCGTGCGGCTGCCAGGCCTGAGCGGTCCTCCGCCTCCACGAGCAGGCTCGGGGTACCGCCGCGGAAGGTCTCGACAGCGCAGTCAGGATCGCCCAGGACCACGACCTGGCTGCGTCGCCCGGAGGCGTCCGGTGACGCCAGGCAGGCAAGAAGCCGGGCAGTGGCTGCGGTGCAGTCCTGGTAGTCGTCCACGACGACCAGGTCAGGAACAGGAGGCGGGACCTGGACGCCGTCCTCCTCCCAGCGCTCCAGAGCCTCTCGGGCGCGGTCCTGGATCCGTGCCGAGTCCATCTTGCGGGTCTGGGATCGCCTCGAGGCGCTCGCACGTCCCTGAGCGTCCCAGGCCCGTAGCAGCGGTACCGCCTGCCTCCATATCTCCACGTCCAGCTCCTGGGCGAGCTCAGCGAGCTCAGGAGCACCGATCCCCAGCTCCCCGGCACGCGCGAGCAGGCTGCGCAGCTCGGAGCGGAATGCGCGTGAGGACACCGCCTGCGCAGGCAGCGGCTGCCAGTCGTCAGGGTGCAGCATCTGCGCCAGGGCGGCGTCCTCCTCCGCACCGACCAGCAGGACGGGAGCCGGCAGCGGGTCCTGGCGAGCTGTCAGCGAGGTACTCAGCACCATGAAGGCAAAGGACCCCGGGGTACGCACGCGCACGGCGCCACCTCCCTGGCCCGCCAGCAGCTGGGCGGCGCGCTGGCGCAGGACCTCTGCCCGAGCGCGGGTGGGCGCGAGGACCAACGGCTCCCTGCCTTGCGCCACGGCCTCGACCAGGAGCCTGAGGGCCAGGGTGGACTTCCCGGTGCCCGCGGCTCCTAGCACCACGAGATTGGCACCGCTACGGACCTGTTCGGTGACCTGACTGGTCTGCTCGTCAGGTTCCGGCAGGGGCTGCGGCGGCAGGGGTGGCAGGAGCCGGATCGGCTCGGTAGCGAGGTCCTCGGACATGGGGCCATCTCATCACGACCCACCGACACCAATTCCGTCCTCAGGCCCGTCACCTCCCTCAGTCCTGCCGACCACGCTCCGCGCGTCCCGTCCGCGTGAGGCGAAAACCACCCGTCGACGTCCCGGGATCACAGTCCTGGTTCCGCCTCTCCCTTAGGATCCCTGGCGACACCGTCAGGCGGCTCCACGCCTACTGGCACCCCGCCACAGCGCCGGTGCCCCGTCGTCCACCATGAGGAGTACCTATGCAGGTCACCATCGGAATCAAGCACTCCGGCCGCGAGCTCGCCCTGGAGACCTCCGCCAGCCAGGACGAGGTCCTGGCGTCCCTGGCAGGTGCCGCCACCCAGGACGTCACCCTGACCGACGACAAGGGCCGCAAGGTCTTTGTCCCCGCCGGCTCCCTCGCCTACGTCGAGCTGGGCGAGGCCGCTCCCCGACGCGTCGGCTTCGGTATCTGAGCCCGGCGCCCCGCAGCACCGCGATCGTCCAGGTCGCGCGTGCGACCGTCGTGCCGTCCCAGGGCGGGCTGCGCACCTCCAGAGCGCGCAGCCCGCCCTGGTCTTATGAAGCGGGCACGACACATGTATGACACACCACACCCACTAGTCTTCTGGCACCCTTATCCACCCAACCCAAAGGCATCCCTGTGAGATCTTCATACCGTTGCGGGCTCGCAGCGGTGGTGTCCCTGGCGCTCCTGGCGCCGGTCTCAGCCACCGCGAGCGCCGTCCCCGTCGCACCTCCACCGTCGACCGTCTCCGTCTCGGCCTCCTCGGAGCAGCGAGTCAACGTCGTGGTCCTTCTCAAGAACCAGCCCGCTGCACCCTCTCAGGGGCAGGAGAGGACCAACGTCGCTGACCAGGACACGCTGCTGGCCGCCTGGTCCGATCAGTACGGCCTGAGCGTGGAGCGTCAGTTCGGCTACCTGGTCAACGGCTTCTCTGCCTCCATGCCGGCTGGCAGGATGCTGGCTCTCGCCCAGGAGCCCACAGTCGCCTCGGTCAAGATCGAGCGCGTCTACGACCACGTCGAGACCGGCGCCGCGCCTGACCTCGCTGACGCCGAGAGCCTGGAGCTCACTCCGTCCCAGCACTCCGCACGCGTGGCGCAGGGGGTGCCGACGGCGCTCAAGGACTACGGCACGGACGGCACCGGGACCGTGGTCGCGATCATCGACTCTGGCATCGACCCGGAGCACCAGGACATGCGCCTGGACTCCAGCGCCCGGGACAAGGTCAAGATCACGACCGTCAACCCCGCCGCCGAGGGCCACTTCAACGAGAAGGTCCCGACCGGCTACAACTACGCCGACGAGAGCTACGTCGTCAAGGACGCCACCAAGGACCAGCACGGCATGCACGTGGCCGGCATCGTGGCGGCCAACGGCTCGCTCGACGGCGAGAGCGCCGAGCAGGCCTGGGCCAAGGGCCGCCTGGACGGCGTCGCCCCCAACGCCCAGCTGCTGGCGATGAAGGTCTTCTCCAACTCCGGCGGCGGCGCCCGCGACGCGGACATCATCGCCGCCATCGAGGACTCCGTGAAGCTGGGCGCTGACGTGCTCAACCTCTCCCTGGGATCTCCCAACGGCCTCAACGACACCTCGGACGGCACCTACCGTGCCCTTGCCAAGGCACGCCAGGCCGGCGCCATCGTGGACATCGCCGCCGGCAACGCCGGCCTCAACTTCTCCTCCGACGAGTCGACCTCTGACCTGCTGGGCCTCCTGGACGACGCCACGCTGGGCTCCCCCTCCTCCAACGCCGACGCCTTCACGATCGCCTCGATCGAGAACACCACGGTGACCCAGCCCCAGGCCTACGGGATCATCGACGGCACCGAGCAGGGCATGCTCTACTCCCTGCAGACCGGCACGGCTGACGGCCAGAACCACCCGCTGGTTGACGTGGGCCTGGGCCGGGCCGAGGACTACACCGAGGGCCAGGACCTGGCCGGCGCCTACGCGCTGGTCGAGCGCGGCGAGATCAGCTTCGCTGACAAGTTCAGCAACGCCGTCGAGCACGGTGCTGGTGGTGTCCTGGTCTTCAACAGCGCCGCCGGCGGCGATGAGCTCCTGTCGATGGCCGGGATCGACTCCTACACGCTCCCCGGTGGCTCGGTCCCCCGCAGCAGCGCCCTGGAGCTTCGCCAGGCGATCCAGGACGGCAAGACAGTCCAGGTCCGCCTGACCTCCGAGGTCCTGGTCTCGGACAACGAGAAGGCCCTCACGCCCTCCTCCTTCACCTCGTGGGGGCCGACGCCGTCGCTGGACTTCAAGCCCCAGCTCGCCGGCATCGGTGGCGAGGTCTACTCCACTCTCAACGACAACCGGTACGGCACGAAGTCGGGCACCTCGATGGCTACCCCGAACGTGTCGGGCATGGCCTCGCTCATGGTGGAG containing:
- the prfB gene encoding peptide chain release factor 2; this translates as MATDFPAEIERLRHTHASIEAVTDPQALRARIAELSEQAAAPDLWDDPDAAQVVTSNLSHAQADLKRVEDLGSRIDDLEAMVEMAGEEEGDDAAELLAEAESDLDAISKDLSELEIRTLLSGEYDQRDAVVTIRSGAGGVDAADFAEMLLRMYLRWAERHDYATKVLDTSYAEEAGLKSVTFEVHAPYAYGTLSVEGGTHRLVRISPFDNQGRRQTSFAAVEVIPLIESTDHIEVPETDIRIDVFRSSGPGGQSVNTTDSAVRITHLPTGLVVSMQDEKSQIQNRAAAMRVLQSRLLLLKQQEEDAKKKELAGDVKASWGDQMRSYVLNPYQMVKDLRTSYEVGNPDSVFDGDIDGFIDAGIRWRKQQEQAEED
- a CDS encoding LysR family transcriptional regulator, whose protein sequence is MDLSAHRLALLLAVHRSGGIVAAAESQHLSPSAVSQQIKLLEKEVGTHVLDRTPSGSVLTEAGRILAETAERLEDELASARRELAELDESTPTGRVRIGSFATAIRALLLPMAGQVVASHPGLHLTIEETEERAGLARLRRGELDLVLLERDVQSLASAPRAMTDVPLLDESWLVVVPPEQPAPSTLSDLVRATWIDLDPATAGAEALVRLSRQLGTPLSTHHVGYDYDVVLAMVSFGLGYALLPELAVMSGQVPEGVSVVRLPGLGTRQLVVRHRSTRTDPSAATRAVLDLLLAQAQALELG
- a CDS encoding CBU_0592 family membrane protein, with product MTDVIPTLIAVGGWIGAAEFLLAYFMVSKGRIAGDSLRYQALNLSASVLLLINCAHTGAWPSAIANVFYVFVGINILLTVKRAYIAQLARQHSDDLRARLHRREHSDLSLRQA
- a CDS encoding phosphotransferase, whose product is MSTTPNDPTQPSREAAPEPPQDSSDEKASAGRPQATAPSAPQGSDATGVMSPRPALTLAAMAAVAVPGLDPARLALPQKTTSSLHTVGVVDSRGRHWEVVQALSDAAGASLDAEAEVLRRVARSHDAGAVSFDVSRPAGSLRREGLHVQVRSHIEGRPIAVDSLRPGPGLSAGLGKALGEIHELETTVVSEAGLPVYDAEEVRSTWLTLLDDVAATGKVPSPLLSRWEQVLDDTALWRFRPTVVHGDLAEENVLTAGGAVVAVQGLSQIHVGDPAEDLAWVYSTAPVDCLDSIEAAYDLARTEGVDKHLRDRAELVSEMSLAKWLLHGVRSQSQDIIDDAVSMLADLLDQVGDEPLVEPHEPVLASVPGARTSAGPDEATSEITMVSSPSSATSPDSPDLDALPGVGASPAPEADRAVNADQTPTTDMAAVVPLTGRETAQD